One genomic segment of Mustelus asterias unplaced genomic scaffold, sMusAst1.hap1.1 HAP1_SCAFFOLD_43, whole genome shotgun sequence includes these proteins:
- the LOC144482867 gene encoding uncharacterized protein LOC144482867, which produces MGPGSGRGDRLGFRARQQAQVQGAVMGPGSGRGDRPGFRARQQAQVQGAVTGPGSGRGDRPGFRARRQARVQDAATGPEYHWILKLEGKSTIHSGENLCICSVCGRGFNQSSDLLEHKCSHNKEKSWKCGDCEKGFNYQSKLETHRRIHTRERPFTCRVCGKGFTQSSTLRTHQRVHTGERPFTCSQCGKAFINSTNLLTHRRFHTGEWIFTCSVCGKGFTRSSDLLTHQRIHTGERPFICSDCRKGFTLSSDLLTHQRIHTGERHGFL; this is translated from the exons atgggcccgggttcagggcgcggcgacaggctcgggttcagggcgcggcAACAGGCTCAGGTTCAGGGCGCGGTGatgggcccgggttcagggcgcggtgacaggCCTGGGTTCAGGGCGCGGCAACAGGCTCaggttcagggcgcggtgacgGGCCCGGGTTCAGGACGCGGCgacaggcccgggttcagggcgcggcgaCAGGCCCGGGTTCAGGACGCGGCgacaggcccgg AATATCATTGGATTTTGAagttggaaggaaaaagcaccattcacagtggggagaatctGTGCatatgttctgtgtgtggacgaggcttcaaccaatcatctgacctgttaGAACATAAATGCAGTCACAACAAGGAAAaatcatggaaatgtggggactgtgagaagggattcaattaccaATCTAAGCTGGAGACTCATCGACGCATTCACActcgggagaggccattcacctgccgtgtgtgtgggaaaggattcactcagtcatcaacgctgcggacacaccagcgagttcacactggggagagaccgttcacctgctctcagtgtggaaaagcATTCATTAATTCTACCAATCTGTTGACACATCGGcgatttcacactggggagtggatcttcacctgctctgtgtgtgggaagggattcactcggtcatccgacctgctaacacaccagcgaattcacactggggagaggccgttcatctgctctgattgtcggaagggattcactctgtcatctgacctattgacacaccagcgaattcacactggggagaggcacg ggtttctatga